The Methylomagnum ishizawai genome has a window encoding:
- a CDS encoding c-type cytochrome translates to MKKKVLWSLLVAGLFGSSILSVSQAAGDPEAGKKKYYTCEGCHGVESSTNAYPTYHVPRLGGQHADYVVAALEAYQKGERKHSSMLGNAASMSEQDMQDIAAFVSKFKGLNVTLPVTGNAAAGKEKAAACGGCHGEDGNNDNPMFPRLAGQYESYIVKALQDYKSGKRSNPMMAGFAAMLSDEDMKEVAAYYASQKKGLIIPRDN, encoded by the coding sequence ATGAAGAAAAAAGTCTTATGGAGCCTGCTGGTCGCGGGCTTGTTTGGATCCTCGATCCTGTCCGTGTCCCAGGCGGCGGGCGATCCCGAAGCGGGGAAGAAGAAATACTATACCTGCGAGGGTTGCCATGGCGTGGAAAGCTCCACCAATGCCTATCCGACCTACCATGTGCCGCGGTTGGGCGGGCAGCACGCCGATTATGTGGTCGCCGCGCTGGAGGCCTACCAGAAGGGCGAGCGCAAGCATTCCAGCATGTTGGGTAACGCGGCCAGCATGAGCGAGCAGGATATGCAGGACATCGCGGCCTTCGTCTCCAAGTTCAAGGGGCTGAACGTGACCCTGCCGGTCACCGGCAACGCGGCGGCGGGCAAGGAAAAGGCGGCGGCTTGCGGCGGCTGCCATGGCGAGGATGGCAACAACGACAATCCGATGTTCCCGCGCCTGGCCGGCCAATACGAAAGCTATATCGTCAAGGCCTTGCAGGATTACAAATCGGGCAAGCGCAGCAATCCCATGATGGCCGGTTTCGCCGCCATGTTGTCCGACGAGGATATGAAGGAAGTCGCCGCCTATTACGCCAGCCAGAAGAAAGGTCTCATCATTCCCCGCGACAACTGA
- the rplL gene encoding 50S ribosomal protein L7/L12 — MAVSKDEILETIANMTVMEVVELISAMEEKFGVSAAAAVAVAAAPAAAAAPVEEQTEFDVIMTSFGENKVNVIKVIRTITGLGLKEAKDLVEGVPSTVKEAVSKADAENIKKQLVEAGATVNIK, encoded by the coding sequence ATGGCAGTATCTAAAGATGAAATCCTGGAAACCATTGCCAATATGACGGTAATGGAAGTGGTGGAATTGATTTCCGCCATGGAAGAAAAGTTCGGCGTTTCCGCTGCGGCGGCGGTCGCGGTGGCTGCGGCCCCGGCGGCGGCGGCGGCTCCGGTCGAAGAGCAGACCGAGTTCGACGTGATCATGACCAGCTTCGGCGAAAACAAGGTCAATGTGATCAAGGTCATCCGCACCATCACCGGCCTGGGCTTGAAAGAAGCGAAGGACTTGGTCGAAGGCGTGCCTTCCACCGTGAAGGAAGCCGTGAGCAAGGCCGACGCCGAGAATATCAAGAAGCAACTGGTCGAAGCGGGCGCCACGGTCAATATTAAGTAA
- a CDS encoding ATP-dependent zinc protease family protein: protein MHRLVLSLQAGLVAALCAIPVSALAGPPVREKLVMGWLESVFLRPWNLRVTAKLDTGAKTSSLHADAIEHFNKDGGQEWVRFTLEGVDDSKPLVVERPLVRMAYVKTHGGHSDKREVIKLALCKNGREYETEFTLDDRSNFNYPLLLGRSFLQDVAWVDASATFLYKADTDPCRGAAPVPMSPERKKEE from the coding sequence GTGCATCGTCTGGTCCTATCCCTACAGGCCGGCCTCGTCGCCGCGCTGTGCGCGATCCCCGTGTCCGCCCTGGCCGGTCCGCCGGTGCGTGAGAAGCTGGTCATGGGCTGGCTGGAATCGGTGTTCCTGAGGCCATGGAACCTCCGGGTCACGGCCAAGCTGGACACCGGGGCCAAGACTTCCTCGCTCCATGCCGACGCCATCGAGCATTTCAACAAGGACGGCGGGCAGGAATGGGTCAGGTTCACCCTGGAGGGCGTGGACGATAGCAAGCCCCTGGTGGTCGAGCGGCCCCTGGTGCGGATGGCCTATGTCAAGACCCACGGCGGGCATTCCGACAAGCGCGAGGTCATCAAGCTCGCGCTGTGCAAGAACGGCAGGGAATACGAGACCGAATTCACCCTGGACGACCGTAGCAATTTCAACTATCCGCTGTTGTTGGGCCGGAGTTTCCTGCAAGATGTGGCCTGGGTCGATGCCTCCGCGACCTTCCTCTACAAGGCCGACACCGATCCTTGCCGGGGGGCGGCGCCCGTGCCGATGTCCCCCGAGCGCAAGAAGGAAGAATAG
- the rpoC gene encoding DNA-directed RNA polymerase subunit beta' has translation MNFLKRQNQTEEFDSIRISLASPDMIRSWSFGEVKKPETINYRTFKPERDGLFCAKIFGPVSDYECLCGKYKRLKHRGVICEKCGVEVTLQKVRRERMGHIELASPVAHIWFLKSLPSRIALLLDMTLREIERVLYFESYVVIDPGMTPLIRAQLLTEEEFQQASQQHGEEFVAKMGAEAIHEMLKTMDLQAEVSRLREEIDATNSETKIKKHTKRLKAIESLIWSENRPEWMILTVLPVLPPELRPLVPLDGGRFATSDLNDLYRRVINRNNRLKRLLDLNAPDIIVRNEKRMLQEAVDALLDNGRRGRAITGSNKRPLKSLADMIKGKQGRFRQNLLGKRVDYSGRSVIVVGPTLKLHQCGLPKKMALELFKPFIFSKLQFRGLATTIKAAKKMVEKESAEVWDILDEVIREHPVMLNRAPTLHRLGIQAFEPTLVEGKAIQLHPLVCTAFNADFDGDQMAVHVPLSLEAQLEARTLMMATNNILSPANGEPIINPTQDVVLGLYFMSRERLDARGTGMIFSDVAEAQRAMQNKVVDIQAKVQVRLKMSWLDENGEKVRGLKRVETTVGRAIIWTIVPDGIPFEMINTDMTKKNISRLINYCYRTLGIKATVVFADQLMYLGFSNATRAGVSFGINDMAIPKAKEDIIYLAEQEVKEIQNQYASGLVTDGERYNKVVDIWSHANDQVAKAMMEGLGTEPVTLLDGTETHQKSFNSIFMMADSGARGSAAQIRQLAGMRGLMAKPDGSIIETPITANFREGLDVLQYFISTHGARKGLADTALKTANSGYLTRRLVDVAQDLVITEDDCGTVDGLLMSPLIEGGDVVEPLAERVLGRVLAEDIYSPARPDEMILPAGSMLDENAVALLETHSVDNVRVRSVITCRTRYGVCASCYGRDLGRGHKVNSGEAIGVIAAQSIGEPGTQLTMRTFHIGGAASRSAAISNVEVKSAGTIKLTNLKTVENKDGNLVAVSRSGEVSVIDEHGRERERYKIPYGAVSTVRNDDRVRAGQIVVNWDPHTHPVVTEVKGVAKLVDFIEGVTVREQSDEVTGLSSMVIIDPKQRGGMGKDLRPMVKLVDEHGNDIRIPSTEIAAQYFLPAGAIIGITDGGPVEVGDVLARIPQESSKTRDITGGLPRVADLFEARKTKDPAILAEASGTISFGKETKGKRRVVVTDSHGEQHEVLIPKWRHITVFEGEHVEQGETIAEGDLTPHDILRLRGVAELSSYLVKEIQDVYRLQGVKINDKHIEVIIRQMLRKVEITDAGDTGFLKGEQVDRSRMLEENDRVEAEGKIPACYEPVLLGITKASLSTESFISAASFQETTRVLTEAAIRGLSDKLLGLKENVIVGRLIPAGTGLAYHLDRKRRAKLGEGEAEAAPTLDAGDVEEQLKQAFSTSME, from the coding sequence ATTAATTTCCTGAAGCGCCAGAACCAGACGGAAGAATTCGACAGCATCCGTATCAGCCTGGCCTCGCCCGATATGATCCGTTCCTGGTCCTTTGGCGAAGTCAAGAAGCCGGAAACGATCAACTACCGCACCTTCAAGCCGGAGCGTGACGGCTTGTTCTGCGCCAAGATTTTCGGGCCGGTCAGCGACTACGAATGCCTGTGCGGCAAGTACAAGCGCTTGAAGCACCGCGGTGTCATCTGCGAAAAATGCGGCGTTGAAGTCACCTTGCAAAAGGTCCGCCGCGAGCGCATGGGCCATATCGAATTGGCCAGCCCGGTCGCGCATATCTGGTTCCTGAAGTCGCTGCCCTCGCGCATCGCCTTGTTGCTCGACATGACCTTGCGCGAAATCGAGCGCGTGCTGTATTTCGAGTCCTATGTGGTGATCGACCCCGGCATGACCCCGCTGATCCGGGCGCAATTGCTGACCGAGGAGGAATTCCAGCAGGCCAGCCAGCAGCATGGCGAGGAATTCGTCGCCAAGATGGGCGCGGAAGCCATCCATGAAATGCTCAAGACCATGGATTTGCAGGCCGAGGTTTCCCGTCTGCGCGAGGAAATCGACGCGACCAATTCCGAAACCAAGATCAAGAAGCACACCAAGCGCCTCAAGGCCATCGAGTCCTTGATCTGGTCCGAGAACCGCCCCGAGTGGATGATCCTGACCGTGTTGCCGGTGTTGCCGCCGGAACTGCGTCCCTTGGTGCCGCTGGACGGTGGCCGCTTCGCGACTTCCGACCTCAACGATCTTTACCGCCGCGTCATCAACCGCAACAACCGTTTGAAGCGGCTGCTGGACCTGAACGCGCCGGACATCATCGTCCGCAACGAAAAGCGCATGTTGCAGGAAGCGGTGGACGCGCTGTTGGATAACGGTCGCCGTGGCCGCGCCATCACCGGCTCCAACAAGCGCCCGCTTAAGTCGCTGGCCGATATGATCAAGGGCAAACAGGGCCGTTTCCGCCAGAACCTCTTGGGCAAGCGCGTGGACTACTCCGGTCGTTCGGTGATCGTGGTGGGGCCGACCTTGAAGCTGCACCAGTGCGGCCTGCCCAAGAAGATGGCGCTGGAATTGTTCAAGCCGTTCATCTTCAGCAAGCTGCAATTCCGCGGCCTCGCGACGACCATCAAGGCCGCCAAGAAGATGGTGGAGAAGGAAAGCGCGGAAGTTTGGGACATCTTGGACGAGGTGATCCGCGAACATCCGGTGATGCTGAACCGCGCTCCGACCCTGCACCGTCTGGGTATCCAGGCGTTCGAGCCGACCCTGGTCGAAGGCAAGGCCATCCAGTTGCATCCCTTGGTCTGTACCGCTTTCAACGCCGACTTCGACGGCGACCAGATGGCGGTACACGTCCCCTTGTCGCTGGAAGCGCAGTTGGAAGCCCGCACCTTGATGATGGCGACCAACAACATCCTGTCCCCGGCCAACGGCGAACCCATCATCAACCCGACCCAGGACGTGGTGCTGGGTTTGTACTTCATGAGCCGCGAGCGGTTGGATGCCAGGGGCACCGGCATGATCTTCTCCGACGTGGCCGAAGCCCAACGCGCCATGCAGAACAAGGTGGTCGATATCCAGGCCAAGGTGCAGGTGCGCCTCAAGATGAGCTGGCTCGACGAGAACGGCGAAAAGGTCCGGGGCTTGAAGCGGGTCGAAACCACGGTGGGCCGCGCCATCATCTGGACCATCGTCCCGGACGGGATTCCGTTCGAGATGATCAACACCGACATGACCAAGAAGAACATCTCCAGGCTCATCAATTACTGCTACCGCACCCTGGGCATCAAGGCCACGGTGGTGTTCGCGGACCAATTGATGTACCTGGGATTCTCCAATGCGACCCGCGCCGGGGTGTCTTTCGGCATCAACGACATGGCGATTCCCAAGGCCAAGGAAGACATCATCTACCTTGCCGAGCAGGAGGTGAAGGAAATCCAGAACCAGTACGCTTCCGGCCTTGTGACCGATGGCGAGCGCTATAACAAGGTCGTGGATATCTGGTCGCACGCCAACGATCAGGTGGCGAAGGCGATGATGGAAGGTTTGGGTACCGAGCCGGTAACTTTGCTCGATGGCACCGAAACCCACCAGAAATCGTTCAACTCCATCTTCATGATGGCCGACTCCGGGGCGCGTGGTTCCGCCGCCCAGATCCGCCAGCTGGCCGGGATGCGCGGCCTGATGGCCAAGCCGGACGGCTCCATCATCGAAACCCCGATCACCGCGAATTTCCGCGAAGGTCTGGACGTGTTGCAGTACTTCATTTCCACCCACGGCGCCCGGAAGGGCTTGGCCGACACGGCGTTGAAGACCGCCAACTCGGGATATCTGACCCGCCGCCTGGTGGACGTGGCCCAGGACTTGGTCATCACCGAGGACGATTGCGGCACCGTCGATGGCTTGTTGATGTCGCCCTTGATCGAAGGCGGCGACGTGGTCGAGCCTTTGGCCGAGCGCGTACTGGGCCGGGTGCTGGCCGAGGACATCTATAGTCCGGCCCGCCCCGATGAAATGATTTTGCCCGCGGGTTCCATGCTGGACGAAAACGCCGTGGCCCTGTTGGAAACCCACAGCGTGGACAATGTCCGGGTGCGTTCGGTGATTACCTGCCGGACCCGCTACGGCGTGTGCGCCTCCTGCTACGGGCGCGACCTGGGCCGGGGCCACAAGGTCAATAGCGGCGAGGCCATCGGCGTCATCGCGGCCCAGTCCATCGGCGAGCCGGGCACCCAGCTCACCATGCGCACCTTCCACATCGGCGGCGCGGCCTCGCGTTCCGCCGCCATCAGCAATGTGGAAGTGAAATCGGCGGGCACCATCAAGCTGACCAACCTCAAGACCGTGGAGAACAAGGATGGCAACCTGGTCGCCGTCTCCCGTTCCGGCGAGGTCAGCGTGATCGACGAACATGGCCGCGAGCGCGAGCGCTACAAGATTCCCTACGGCGCTGTGTCGACCGTGCGTAACGATGACCGGGTCCGGGCCGGCCAAATCGTGGTCAACTGGGACCCGCATACCCATCCGGTGGTCACCGAGGTGAAGGGCGTCGCCAAATTGGTGGATTTCATCGAGGGCGTGACCGTGCGCGAGCAATCGGACGAGGTGACCGGCCTGAGTTCGATGGTGATCATCGACCCGAAACAGCGCGGCGGCATGGGTAAGGATTTACGCCCCATGGTCAAGCTGGTGGACGAACACGGCAACGATATCCGCATCCCGTCCACCGAAATCGCCGCCCAATATTTCCTCCCGGCCGGCGCGATCATCGGTATCACCGACGGCGGCCCGGTGGAGGTCGGCGACGTGTTGGCGAGGATTCCGCAAGAATCCAGCAAGACCCGCGACATCACCGGCGGTCTGCCCCGGGTGGCCGATTTGTTCGAGGCCCGCAAGACCAAGGACCCGGCGATCCTGGCGGAAGCTTCCGGCACCATCAGCTTCGGCAAGGAAACCAAGGGCAAGCGCCGCGTGGTCGTCACCGACAGCCACGGCGAGCAGCACGAGGTGTTGATCCCGAAATGGCGGCACATCACCGTGTTCGAGGGCGAGCATGTCGAGCAGGGCGAAACCATCGCCGAGGGCGATCTGACCCCGCACGATATCCTGCGCCTTAGGGGCGTCGCGGAGCTTTCGTCCTATCTGGTCAAGGAAATCCAGGACGTTTACCGGCTGCAAGGCGTGAAGATCAACGATAAGCATATCGAGGTCATCATCCGCCAGATGCTGCGCAAGGTGGAAATCACCGACGCGGGCGACACCGGCTTCCTCAAGGGCGAGCAGGTGGACCGCTCCCGTATGCTGGAGGAGAACGACCGGGTCGAGGCCGAGGGCAAGATTCCGGCCTGCTACGAGCCGGTGCTGCTGGGTATCACCAAGGCGTCGTTGTCCACCGAATCCTTCATCTCGGCGGCTTCGTTCCAGGAAACCACCCGCGTCCTCACCGAGGCGGCGATCCGCGGCCTCAGCGACAAGCTGTTGGGGCTCAAGGAAAACGTCATCGTGGGTCGCTTGATCCCGGCGGGCACCGGCCTCGCCTACCACCTGGACCGCAAGCGCCGGGCCAAGCTGGGCGAGGGCGAAGCCGAGGCCGCGCCGACCCTCGACGCCGGCGATGTCGAGGAGCAGTTGAAGCAAGCCTTCAGCACCAGCATGGAATGA
- the rpoB gene encoding DNA-directed RNA polymerase subunit beta, protein MAYSFTEKKRIRNSFGKRRDVLEVPYLLTTQVDSYKRFLQIDAMPSKRIDEGLHAALKSVFPIESHSGHAVLEYVNYWLGEPIFDVKECQQRGANYAAPLRVLVRLVIYDKEAPANAKVIKDIKEQEIYMGEIPLMTDTGTFVINGTERVIVSQLHRSPGVFFDHDRGKTHSSGKLLFNARIIPYRGSWLDFEFDHKDCVYVRIDRRRKLPATVLLRALGYGNEEIVKLFFETNRFSFSQDQIFLELIPDRLRGDIASFDIVIDGKVLVEKAHRITARHIRQMEKAGTKQLEVPREYLHGKILAQNIVAPATGEVVARVNDELTDDMLSRIMASGVASIDTLFVNDLDRGPYISNAMRIDATESQLDALVEIYRMMRPGEPPAKEAAQVLFDNLFFSADRYDLSAVGRMKFNRRLGRPEIVGPGVLTKDDIIDVLRELINIRNGIGTVDDIDHLGNRRVRSVGEMVENQFRLGLVRVERAVKERLSLADAESLMPQEIINAKPVAASIKEFFGSSQLSQFMDQNNPLSEVTHKRRVSALGPGGLARERAGFEVRDVHTTHYGRVCPIETPEGPNIGLINSLAVYARTNEYGFLETPYRKVVDGVVTNEIEYLSAIEEGKYWIAQASARMGEDGRLVDDLVSCRHQDEFTLSTADKINYMDVSSKQIVSVAASLIPFLEHDDANRALMGSNMQRQAVPTLRTEKPLVGTGMERIVARDSGVTVVAKRGGVIEFLDASRIVVRVNDDETEAGVPGVDIYNLTKYTRSNQNTCINQRPLVKPGDKVARGDILADGPSTDMGELALGQNLLVAFMPWNGYNFEDSILISERVVQDDRFTTIHIEEKSCVARDTKLGPEEITADIPNVGEAALAKLDESGIVYIGAEVKAGDILVGKVTPKGETQLTPEEKLLRAIFGEKASDVKDTSLRVPSGMDGTVIDVQVFTRDGVKKDERAKQIEQAEIEKVKKDLNDQLRIIEKDFYQRVEQMLLGKIAEKGPNRLRSGETISAEYLEGMKPAQWLEIRVKEEEINVQLETIAEQIAQQREEMNKRLEEKKRKIAMGDDLPPGVLKMVKVYLAVKRRIQPGDKMAGRHGNKGVISQIVPVEDMPYSADGTPVDIVLNPLGVPSRMNVGQVLETHLGWAARGLGLKIGRMLDAKRHVDEIRKFLHDVYNSSGNTEDLDSLTDAEIVELSNNLRRGVPMATPVFDGATEENIKSMLALADLPESGQTKLFDGRTGEQFERDVTVGCMYMLKLNHLVDDKMHARSTGPYSLVTQQPLGGKAQFGGQRFGEMEVWALEAYGAAYTLQEMLTVKSDDTSGRTKIYKNIVDGDHKMEAAMPESFNVLIKEIRSLGINIELEQE, encoded by the coding sequence ATGGCCTATTCTTTTACCGAAAAAAAGCGCATCCGTAACAGTTTTGGCAAGCGTCGCGATGTACTTGAAGTCCCCTATCTTTTAACAACTCAAGTAGATTCTTACAAGCGGTTTTTGCAAATCGACGCGATGCCGAGCAAGCGGATCGATGAAGGCTTGCACGCTGCGCTGAAATCCGTATTCCCCATCGAAAGCCACTCGGGCCACGCGGTACTCGAATATGTGAATTATTGGCTGGGGGAGCCGATTTTCGATGTCAAGGAATGCCAGCAACGGGGAGCCAACTACGCGGCCCCGCTGCGAGTGTTGGTGCGCTTGGTGATTTACGATAAGGAAGCGCCCGCCAACGCCAAGGTCATCAAGGACATCAAGGAGCAGGAAATCTACATGGGCGAAATCCCGCTCATGACCGATACCGGCACCTTCGTGATTAATGGCACCGAGCGGGTGATTGTTTCCCAGCTCCATCGTTCCCCTGGGGTATTTTTCGACCACGACCGCGGCAAAACCCATTCTTCCGGGAAACTGCTGTTCAACGCCCGGATTATTCCCTATCGCGGTTCTTGGTTGGATTTCGAATTCGACCACAAGGATTGCGTCTATGTCCGCATCGACCGCCGCCGTAAATTGCCGGCCACGGTATTGTTGCGTGCCTTGGGATATGGCAACGAAGAAATCGTCAAACTGTTCTTCGAAACCAACCGCTTTAGTTTCAGCCAGGACCAGATATTCCTGGAATTGATTCCCGACCGTTTGCGCGGCGATATTGCCAGTTTCGATATCGTGATCGACGGCAAGGTCTTGGTGGAAAAGGCGCACCGTATCACCGCGCGCCATATCCGCCAGATGGAAAAGGCGGGCACCAAGCAACTCGAAGTGCCCCGCGAATATCTGCACGGCAAGATACTGGCCCAGAATATCGTCGCGCCCGCCACCGGTGAAGTGGTCGCCAGGGTCAACGACGAACTGACCGACGACATGCTGAGCCGGATCATGGCTTCCGGCGTGGCGAGCATCGATACCTTGTTCGTCAACGACTTGGATCGCGGTCCCTATATTTCCAACGCCATGCGGATCGACGCCACCGAGTCGCAACTCGATGCCTTGGTCGAAATCTACCGCATGATGCGTCCGGGCGAACCGCCAGCCAAGGAAGCCGCGCAGGTGCTGTTCGACAATCTGTTCTTCTCGGCGGACCGCTACGACTTGTCGGCGGTGGGTCGCATGAAGTTCAATCGCCGCCTGGGCCGTCCCGAAATCGTGGGGCCCGGCGTCCTGACCAAGGACGACATCATCGATGTGCTGCGCGAACTCATCAATATCCGCAACGGCATCGGCACCGTCGATGACATCGATCATCTTGGCAACCGCCGTGTGCGTTCGGTGGGCGAAATGGTGGAGAACCAGTTCCGCTTAGGGTTGGTTCGCGTCGAACGCGCCGTGAAGGAGCGCTTGTCGCTGGCCGACGCCGAAAGCCTGATGCCGCAGGAAATCATCAATGCCAAGCCGGTGGCCGCGTCGATCAAGGAATTCTTCGGGTCCAGCCAGTTGTCGCAGTTCATGGACCAGAACAACCCGCTGTCGGAAGTGACCCACAAGCGCCGGGTTTCGGCGCTGGGTCCGGGCGGTCTGGCCCGCGAGCGTGCCGGCTTCGAGGTACGCGACGTACACACCACCCACTATGGCCGCGTCTGCCCCATCGAAACGCCTGAAGGTCCGAACATCGGCCTCATCAACTCGCTGGCCGTGTATGCGCGGACCAACGAGTATGGCTTCCTGGAAACGCCTTACCGCAAGGTGGTCGATGGCGTCGTGACCAACGAGATCGAATACCTGTCGGCCATCGAGGAAGGCAAGTACTGGATCGCCCAAGCCAGCGCCAGGATGGGCGAGGATGGCCGCTTGGTGGATGACTTGGTGTCCTGCCGCCATCAGGACGAATTCACCTTGTCCACCGCCGACAAAATCAACTACATGGACGTGTCATCCAAGCAGATCGTGTCGGTGGCGGCGTCCTTGATTCCGTTCTTGGAACACGACGATGCCAACCGCGCCTTGATGGGTTCCAACATGCAGCGCCAAGCGGTACCGACCCTGCGTACCGAAAAGCCCTTGGTCGGGACCGGCATGGAACGCATCGTGGCCCGCGATTCCGGCGTAACCGTGGTCGCCAAGCGCGGCGGTGTGATCGAATTCCTGGATGCCAGCCGCATCGTGGTCCGCGTCAACGACGACGAGACCGAAGCGGGCGTGCCGGGCGTCGATATCTACAACCTGACCAAGTACACCCGTTCCAACCAGAACACCTGCATCAACCAGCGTCCGCTGGTAAAACCGGGCGACAAGGTGGCGCGGGGCGACATCCTGGCCGACGGTCCTTCGACCGACATGGGCGAATTGGCGCTGGGCCAGAACCTCCTGGTCGCGTTCATGCCCTGGAACGGCTACAACTTCGAGGACTCGATCTTGATTTCGGAGCGCGTGGTGCAGGATGACCGCTTCACCACCATCCACATCGAGGAAAAGTCCTGCGTGGCCCGCGACACCAAGCTGGGACCGGAAGAAATCACGGCGGATATCCCCAATGTCGGCGAGGCCGCGCTGGCCAAGCTGGATGAATCCGGCATCGTCTACATCGGTGCCGAGGTGAAGGCGGGCGATATCCTGGTCGGCAAGGTCACGCCCAAGGGCGAAACCCAGTTGACCCCGGAAGAAAAACTGCTCCGCGCCATCTTCGGCGAGAAAGCTTCTGACGTGAAGGATACGTCCCTGCGCGTGCCTTCCGGCATGGATGGCACCGTGATCGACGTCCAGGTCTTTACCCGCGACGGCGTCAAGAAGGACGAACGCGCCAAGCAGATCGAGCAGGCCGAGATCGAGAAGGTCAAGAAAGACCTGAACGACCAGCTGCGCATCATCGAGAAGGACTTCTACCAGCGCGTCGAGCAGATGCTGCTGGGCAAGATCGCCGAGAAAGGCCCGAACCGCCTGCGCTCCGGCGAAACCATCAGCGCCGAATATCTCGAAGGCATGAAACCGGCGCAATGGCTGGAAATCCGCGTCAAGGAAGAGGAGATCAACGTCCAACTCGAAACCATCGCCGAGCAGATCGCCCAGCAGCGCGAGGAGATGAACAAGCGCCTGGAAGAAAAGAAGCGCAAGATCGCCATGGGCGACGACTTGCCGCCCGGCGTGTTGAAGATGGTGAAGGTCTATCTGGCGGTCAAGCGGCGCATCCAGCCGGGCGACAAGATGGCCGGACGCCACGGCAACAAGGGTGTGATTTCGCAGATCGTGCCGGTCGAGGATATGCCGTATTCCGCCGATGGCACCCCGGTCGATATCGTGCTGAACCCGCTGGGCGTGCCTTCGCGTATGAACGTGGGGCAGGTGCTGGAAACCCATTTGGGTTGGGCGGCGCGTGGCTTGGGGCTCAAGATCGGCAGGATGCTGGACGCCAAGCGCCATGTCGATGAAATCCGCAAGTTCCTGCACGATGTCTACAACAGCAGCGGCAACACCGAGGACTTGGATTCCCTGACCGACGCCGAAATCGTGGAACTTTCCAACAACCTGCGGCGCGGCGTGCCGATGGCGACCCCGGTTTTCGACGGTGCGACCGAGGAAAACATCAAAAGCATGTTGGCCCTGGCGGACCTTCCGGAAAGCGGCCAGACCAAGCTGTTCGATGGCCGTACCGGCGAGCAATTCGAGCGCGATGTCACCGTGGGCTGTATGTACATGCTCAAGCTGAACCATCTGGTCGACGACAAGATGCACGCCCGCTCCACCGGCCCCTACAGCCTCGTGACCCAGCAACCTTTGGGCGGCAAGGCGCAGTTCGGTGGCCAGCGCTTCGGCGAGATGGAAGTCTGGGCTTTGGAAGCCTATGGTGCCGCCTATACCTTGCAGGAAATGTTGACCGTGAAATCGGACGATACTTCCGGGCGTACCAAAATCTACAAGAACATCGTGGATGGCGACCATAAGATGGAAGCGGCCATGCCCGAGTCCTTCAACGTGCTGATCAAGGAAATCCGGTCGTTGGGCATCAACATTGAATTGGAACAGGAATGA
- the rplJ gene encoding 50S ribosomal protein L10, protein MALRLDDKIAVVAEVAAVAAKAHSAVAAEYRGLTVAHLTQLRKSARESGVYLRVVKNTLARRAVEGTAFACMQEGLVGPLILAFSLEDPGAAARVVSDFLKQSDKLVAEKLVVKLVAVGGKQYGPSELERLSRLPNREQALAMLMGVMKAPIEKFVRTMAEPHAKLVRTVAAIRDQKEAA, encoded by the coding sequence GTGGCACTGAGACTTGATGACAAGATCGCTGTCGTCGCGGAAGTCGCCGCTGTTGCCGCTAAAGCCCATTCCGCCGTCGCGGCGGAATACCGGGGCTTGACCGTCGCCCATTTGACCCAGCTCCGCAAGAGCGCGAGGGAGTCGGGCGTTTACCTGCGGGTGGTGAAAAACACCCTGGCCCGCAGGGCGGTCGAAGGGACCGCTTTTGCTTGCATGCAAGAAGGCTTGGTCGGACCTTTGATCTTGGCGTTTTCGCTGGAAGATCCGGGTGCGGCGGCCAGGGTCGTCAGCGATTTCCTCAAGCAGAGCGACAAGCTGGTCGCCGAGAAGCTGGTGGTGAAATTGGTGGCGGTCGGCGGCAAGCAATATGGTCCGTCCGAACTCGAGCGTCTGTCGAGGCTACCCAACCGGGAGCAGGCTTTGGCGATGCTGATGGGCGTCATGAAAGCCCCCATCGAGAAGTTCGTCAGAACCATGGCGGAACCCCATGCCAAATTAGTGCGCACTGTAGCGGCGATACGAGACCAAAAAGAAGCAGCTTGA